One segment of Streptomyces sp. NBC_01463 DNA contains the following:
- a CDS encoding nuclear transport factor 2 family protein: protein MSTPVRDTEQVGAAADALVAAFAEGRLDDYFGAFAPDATFVFHSTPQRLSSTAEYRALWQEWIDQDDFRVLGCTSTGQLIQHFGSTAVFTHDVETTVSTSAGQETVHERETIVFARAADGSWPAVHEHLSARTAG from the coding sequence ATGAGCACGCCCGTCCGGGACACCGAGCAGGTCGGGGCCGCAGCCGACGCGCTCGTCGCCGCCTTCGCCGAGGGCCGCCTCGACGACTACTTCGGCGCTTTCGCCCCCGACGCGACCTTCGTCTTCCACTCGACGCCGCAGCGGCTCTCCTCCACCGCCGAGTACCGCGCGCTGTGGCAGGAGTGGATCGACCAGGACGACTTCCGCGTCCTCGGCTGCACCTCCACCGGGCAGCTGATCCAGCACTTCGGCTCCACCGCCGTCTTCACCCACGACGTGGAGACGACCGTGTCCACATCGGCCGGGCAGGAGACGGTCCACGAGCGCGAGACGATCGTCTTCGCCCGCGCCGCCGACGGCAGCTGGCCCGCCGTCCACGAGCACCTGTCCGCCCGCACGGCCGGCTGA
- a CDS encoding gamma-aminobutyraldehyde dehydrogenase, whose amino-acid sequence MTLTFRNFIDGVPADASDGRTLDVVDPATGEVYATSPLSCADEVDAAMAAAAAAFPVWRDTTPSVRQLALLRIADAMEARADELVAAESRDTGKPLHLTRSEELAPAIDQVRFFAGAARLLEGRSAGEYMEGMTSIVRREPVGVCAQVAPWNYPLLMAVWKFAPALAAGNAVVLKPSDTTPASTVLIGEIIGGVLDSLDLPKGIFNVVCGDRETGRLMVEHRTPAMASITGSVRAGIQVAQSAAIDVKRVHLELGGKAPAVIFEDADLTKAVDDLVVGGFFNAGQDCTAATRVLVHESIHDEFVTALAKAAAGTKTGQPDDEDVLYGPLNNAGQLAQVSGFIDRLPEHATVEAGGHRVGDKGYFYAPTVVSGLKQDDEIIQNEVFGPVITVQSFTDEAQAVAYANGVDYALASSVWTKDHGRAMRMSRNLDFGCVWINTHMALVAEMPHGGFKKSGYGKDLSAYGFEDYTRIKHVMTSLDG is encoded by the coding sequence ATGACCCTCACGTTCCGCAACTTCATCGACGGTGTCCCCGCGGACGCCTCGGACGGCCGCACGCTCGACGTCGTGGACCCGGCCACCGGCGAGGTCTACGCGACCTCCCCGCTCTCCTGCGCCGACGAGGTCGACGCGGCCATGGCGGCCGCGGCGGCCGCGTTCCCCGTCTGGCGCGACACCACCCCCTCGGTGCGCCAGCTGGCCCTGCTGCGGATCGCCGACGCGATGGAGGCGCGGGCCGACGAACTGGTCGCCGCCGAGAGCCGCGACACCGGCAAGCCGCTGCACCTCACCCGCAGCGAGGAACTGGCCCCCGCCATCGACCAGGTCCGCTTCTTCGCGGGCGCCGCCCGGCTGCTGGAGGGCCGCTCGGCCGGCGAGTACATGGAGGGCATGACCTCGATCGTCCGCCGTGAGCCGGTCGGCGTCTGCGCGCAGGTCGCGCCGTGGAACTACCCGCTCCTGATGGCCGTCTGGAAGTTCGCCCCGGCGCTCGCCGCGGGCAACGCCGTGGTGCTCAAGCCCTCGGACACCACCCCCGCGTCGACCGTCCTGATCGGCGAGATCATCGGCGGCGTCCTGGACTCGCTGGACCTGCCCAAGGGCATCTTCAACGTCGTGTGCGGCGACCGGGAGACCGGCCGGCTGATGGTGGAGCACCGGACCCCGGCGATGGCCTCCATCACCGGTTCGGTCCGGGCCGGCATCCAGGTGGCGCAGAGCGCGGCCATCGACGTCAAGCGGGTCCACCTGGAGCTCGGCGGCAAGGCGCCCGCCGTGATCTTCGAGGACGCGGACCTGACGAAGGCGGTCGACGACCTCGTCGTCGGCGGCTTCTTCAACGCCGGACAGGACTGCACGGCCGCGACCCGCGTCCTGGTCCACGAGTCGATCCACGACGAGTTCGTCACCGCGCTCGCCAAGGCGGCGGCCGGCACGAAGACCGGGCAGCCGGACGACGAGGACGTGCTCTACGGCCCGCTCAACAACGCCGGACAGCTCGCCCAGGTCAGCGGCTTCATCGACCGCCTCCCCGAGCACGCCACGGTCGAGGCGGGCGGCCACCGCGTCGGTGACAAGGGCTACTTCTACGCCCCGACCGTCGTCTCCGGGCTCAAGCAGGACGACGAGATCATCCAGAACGAGGTGTTCGGGCCGGTCATCACCGTCCAGTCCTTCACCGACGAGGCCCAGGCCGTCGCGTACGCCAACGGCGTCGACTACGCCCTCGCCTCCTCGGTGTGGACCAAGGACCACGGCCGCGCCATGCGGATGTCCAGGAACCTCGACTTCGGCTGCGTGTGGATCAACACCCACATGGCGCTGGTCGCCGAGATGCCGCACGGCGGATTCAAGAAGTCCGGCTACGGCAAGGACCTCTCCGCCTACGGCTTCGAGGACTACACCCGCATCAAGCACGTCATGACCTCGCTCGACGGCTGA
- a CDS encoding LacI family transcriptional regulator, whose protein sequence is MTADTPLPARPATLEDVALVAGVSRATVSRVINGATTVDPAMRRMVEEAVDATGYVPNRAARSLVTRRTDSIALVVSERERRSVSEPFVGRMFSDPYFGRVVSGLLEVLRPAGIQLVLMLADDQESRDQLLSYLRHGHVDGVVLISSHAEDPLPGLLHDTRLPAVLAGQPRRPTPITYVEADQRAGAQLAADHLASLGRHRIGTVSGPQDMPAGQARLSGFLDALAAHGIEDVAAAEGDFTHAGGAGAMRRLLADRPDLDAVFIASDLMALGAIPVLLRAGKDVPGDVALVGFDDSSAALACDPPLTTVRQPVEEMSAEMARLLLKQIGSPGVPAPSVIFHPTLVRRQSA, encoded by the coding sequence ATGACTGCCGACACGCCCCTGCCCGCCCGTCCCGCCACCCTGGAGGACGTCGCCCTGGTGGCCGGGGTGTCACGGGCCACGGTGTCCCGGGTGATCAACGGGGCGACCACCGTGGACCCGGCGATGCGACGGATGGTCGAGGAGGCCGTGGACGCCACCGGGTACGTGCCCAACCGCGCGGCCCGTTCCCTGGTCACCCGGCGCACCGACTCCATCGCGCTCGTCGTCTCCGAACGGGAGCGCCGGTCCGTGTCCGAGCCGTTCGTCGGCCGGATGTTCTCCGACCCGTACTTCGGGCGGGTGGTCAGCGGGCTGCTGGAGGTGCTGCGGCCCGCGGGCATCCAGCTGGTGCTGATGCTGGCCGACGACCAGGAGTCCCGCGACCAGTTGCTGTCCTATCTGCGCCACGGCCATGTCGACGGGGTGGTGCTGATCTCGTCGCACGCGGAGGATCCGCTCCCCGGGCTGCTGCACGACACACGGCTGCCCGCCGTGCTCGCCGGACAGCCCCGCAGGCCGACGCCGATCACCTATGTGGAGGCGGACCAGCGGGCCGGGGCCCAGCTGGCTGCCGATCACCTGGCCTCGCTGGGCCGGCACCGGATCGGCACCGTGTCGGGACCGCAGGACATGCCGGCCGGTCAGGCGCGGCTCTCGGGCTTCCTGGACGCGCTCGCCGCGCACGGCATCGAGGACGTCGCGGCCGCCGAGGGCGACTTCACGCATGCGGGCGGGGCGGGGGCGATGCGGCGGCTGCTCGCGGACCGGCCGGACCTGGACGCGGTGTTCATCGCCTCGGACCTGATGGCCCTGGGCGCCATCCCGGTGCTGCTGCGGGCCGGCAAGGACGTTCCCGGGGACGTCGCTCTCGTCGGGTTCGACGACAGCAGCGCGGCGCTGGCCTGCGATCCGCCGTTGACGACGGTGCGGCAGCCGGTGGAGGAGATGTCCGCGGAGATGGCCCGGCTGCTGCTGAAGCAGATCGGCAGCCCGGGGGTGCCGGCGCCGTCGGTGATCTTCCATCCGACGCTGGTGAGGCGGCAGTCGGCCTGA
- a CDS encoding DUF1996 domain-containing protein — protein sequence MLFFRQRRTGEDSHRRPLPPRRYRTAALVAAALAVSFLQATTGNASAGPGTTAGAAPKAAADVVRVAEFLAECPYTHRAPDDPIVFPGLPGASHMHSFFGNDSTNGNSDLASLEKARTSCAPDTDLSSYWVPTLYDGDKEVEPTGTTFYYLGEGVRDDVIQRIQPFPRGLRIVAGNAKATGPDDNTISRWSCLHHGEVNPSHDFVNCPAGAMLESYLDFPQCWNGRDLDSADHKSHMAYPVGGECPSTHPVPVPKLRQVLRYPVNGDPARFRLASGPGYTMHGDFFNVWPEAEMAQRVRDCINAIVKCGADGTP from the coding sequence GTGCTCTTCTTCCGTCAACGACGCACCGGCGAAGACAGCCACCGCAGACCCCTTCCGCCCCGCCGGTACCGCACCGCGGCGCTCGTCGCCGCCGCACTCGCCGTCTCCTTCCTCCAGGCCACCACGGGCAACGCATCGGCGGGGCCCGGCACGACGGCCGGGGCCGCCCCCAAGGCGGCCGCCGACGTCGTGCGGGTGGCCGAGTTCCTCGCCGAGTGCCCGTACACCCACCGGGCCCCCGACGACCCGATCGTCTTCCCGGGACTGCCCGGGGCCTCGCACATGCACAGCTTCTTCGGCAACGACTCGACGAACGGCAACTCCGACCTCGCCTCGCTGGAGAAGGCCAGGACCAGTTGCGCACCCGACACGGACCTGTCGTCGTACTGGGTGCCGACCCTGTACGACGGCGACAAGGAGGTCGAACCCACCGGGACGACCTTCTACTACCTCGGTGAGGGGGTCCGGGACGATGTCATCCAGCGGATCCAGCCCTTCCCCCGGGGCCTGCGCATCGTCGCGGGGAACGCCAAGGCGACCGGTCCGGACGACAACACGATCTCGCGCTGGTCGTGTCTGCACCACGGCGAGGTCAACCCGTCGCACGACTTCGTGAACTGCCCGGCGGGCGCGATGCTGGAGTCGTATCTGGACTTCCCGCAGTGCTGGAACGGCAGGGACCTCGACTCGGCCGACCACAAGAGCCACATGGCGTACCCGGTCGGCGGTGAATGCCCGTCGACCCACCCGGTGCCGGTTCCCAAGCTCCGCCAGGTGCTGCGGTATCCCGTCAACGGTGACCCCGCGCGGTTCCGGCTGGCGTCCGGTCCCGGCTACACGATGCACGGCGACTTCTTCAACGTGTGGCCCGAGGCCGAGATGGCGCAGCGGGTCCGCGACTGCATCAACGCCATCGTGAAGTGCGGGGCCGACGGCACCCCCTGA
- a CDS encoding rod shape-determining protein, which yields MRSLRDGQRHVRSGHRQHARHEGVTRGLALDLGSSRTRAWVPGQGLVADTGAGPAGADGHATRPVRRGRIVDAESCGRMLGRIADTALGADRGDTVIVLSHPVLAGSEHRTAARDMLRALGPSSVIVLDSARAAAACGGPQDGGPLLVVDIGAELTEATLLVDGMVRDARLAETGISDLEPGEAPTAVVRTVLDMVMDMWHQDRHGALLGALRRGPLLAGGGALRPDVTNRIAVRLGVPVRLTDDPATTVVRGAGLILGSVLRHATVAPVPPGRSG from the coding sequence ATGCGTTCTTTGCGCGACGGACAGCGGCACGTTCGCTCCGGTCACCGGCAGCACGCGCGGCACGAGGGTGTCACCCGCGGGCTCGCCCTCGACCTCGGCAGCTCACGCACCCGCGCCTGGGTCCCCGGACAGGGTCTCGTCGCCGACACCGGAGCCGGTCCGGCCGGTGCGGACGGGCACGCGACCCGCCCGGTCCGGCGCGGACGCATCGTCGACGCGGAGTCCTGCGGCCGGATGCTCGGCAGGATCGCCGACACGGCCCTCGGCGCCGACCGCGGCGACACGGTCATCGTCCTCAGCCACCCGGTCCTCGCCGGGTCCGAACACCGCACCGCCGCACGGGACATGCTCCGCGCGCTCGGTCCGTCGAGCGTCATCGTCCTGGACAGCGCCAGGGCGGCCGCCGCCTGTGGCGGACCGCAGGACGGCGGCCCGCTCCTCGTCGTCGACATCGGGGCCGAGCTGACCGAGGCCACCCTCCTCGTCGACGGCATGGTCCGGGACGCCCGCCTGGCCGAGACCGGGATCAGCGACCTGGAACCCGGCGAGGCCCCCACCGCCGTCGTCCGGACCGTCCTGGACATGGTCATGGACATGTGGCACCAGGACCGGCACGGCGCACTCCTCGGAGCCCTGCGCAGAGGCCCGTTGCTCGCCGGAGGCGGTGCGCTGCGCCCGGACGTCACCAACCGGATCGCGGTCCGCCTCGGCGTGCCGGTCCGGCTCACGGACGACCCCGCGACCACGGTGGTGCGCGGTGCCGGGCTGATCCTCGGCTCCGTGCTCCGCCACGCCACGGTCGCACCGGTCCCGCCCGGCCGATCCGGGTGA
- the ligA gene encoding NAD-dependent DNA ligase LigA, which produces MTTNSAVVLADTAAYAAAVEEASQAAAAYYATGESVLDDDAYDRLARGIAAYEEDHPQEVLSESPTGKVAGGTAVGDVPHTAPMLSLDNVFSAEQFATWTASLERRIGRPVAAWSVEPKLDGLAVAARYRAGRLEQLVTRGDGTAGEDVSHAIGTVVGLPGQLTEPVTIEMRGEILMTAEQFEQANALRTEHGGAPFANARNGAAGTLRAKDRAYTVEMTFFAYGALALPDSGELTATLAELPHSETLAYVASLGVHTAADTAVAPLTVTTVEDAQARVEEVASLRASLSFGIDGIVIKADLAADQREAGSGTRAPRWAIAYKLPAVEKITRLLGVEWNVGRTGIIAPRAVLEPVEIDGSTVSFATLHNPADITRRDLRIGDHVMVYKAGDIIPRIEAPVAHLRTGDEQPVVFPEACPQCGSEIDASEQRWRCVRGRDCRLVASISYAAGRDQLDIEGLGATRVVQLVDAGLVADFADLFTLEREQLLALERMGETSTDNLLAAIDAARAQPLSRVFCALGVRGTGRSMSRRIARYFADMDRIRAADVESLQRVDGIGKEKAAGVVAELVELAPLIEKLVAAGVTMTEPGATPPPEPGEEDGAADGADGAGADGRPLAGMTVVVTGAMTGALEKLSRNQMNELIERAGGKSSSSVSKRTTLLVAGEKAGSKRDKAEGLGVRIAGPEEFAELIAEFLTAEA; this is translated from the coding sequence ATGACGACGAACTCAGCTGTTGTGCTCGCCGATACCGCCGCCTACGCCGCCGCGGTCGAAGAGGCGTCGCAGGCCGCCGCCGCGTACTACGCCACGGGCGAGAGCGTGCTCGACGACGACGCGTACGACCGGCTGGCGCGCGGGATCGCCGCGTACGAGGAGGACCACCCGCAGGAGGTGCTGTCGGAGTCGCCGACCGGCAAGGTGGCCGGAGGCACCGCGGTCGGGGACGTGCCGCACACCGCCCCGATGCTCTCCCTGGACAACGTCTTCTCCGCGGAGCAGTTCGCCACCTGGACCGCCTCGCTGGAGCGCCGGATCGGCCGCCCGGTCGCCGCCTGGAGCGTCGAGCCGAAGCTCGACGGCCTCGCGGTCGCGGCCCGTTACCGCGCGGGCCGGCTGGAACAGCTGGTCACCCGGGGCGACGGCACCGCCGGCGAGGACGTGTCGCATGCGATCGGCACCGTCGTCGGCCTGCCCGGGCAGCTCACCGAGCCCGTCACGATCGAGATGCGCGGCGAGATCCTCATGACGGCCGAGCAGTTCGAACAGGCCAACGCGCTGCGTACGGAACACGGCGGCGCCCCCTTCGCCAACGCGCGCAACGGCGCGGCGGGCACCCTGCGCGCCAAGGACCGCGCGTACACGGTGGAGATGACGTTCTTTGCGTACGGAGCGCTCGCGCTGCCCGATTCGGGCGAGCTGACCGCCACGCTGGCCGAGCTGCCCCACAGCGAGACCCTGGCCTACGTGGCGAGCCTCGGCGTGCACACCGCGGCGGACACGGCGGTGGCACCGCTCACCGTCACCACCGTCGAGGACGCCCAGGCGCGGGTCGAGGAAGTCGCCTCGCTGCGCGCCTCGTTGTCCTTCGGCATCGACGGCATCGTCATCAAGGCGGACCTCGCCGCCGACCAGCGCGAGGCGGGCTCCGGCACCCGGGCGCCGCGCTGGGCCATCGCCTACAAGCTGCCGGCCGTCGAGAAGATCACCCGCCTGCTCGGCGTCGAGTGGAACGTGGGCCGTACCGGCATCATCGCGCCGCGCGCCGTGCTGGAGCCGGTCGAGATCGACGGATCGACCGTCAGCTTCGCCACGCTGCACAACCCCGCCGACATCACCCGCCGCGACCTGCGCATCGGCGACCATGTGATGGTCTACAAGGCGGGCGACATCATCCCCCGCATCGAGGCCCCCGTCGCACATCTGCGGACCGGTGACGAGCAGCCCGTCGTCTTCCCCGAGGCCTGTCCGCAGTGCGGTTCGGAGATCGACGCGAGTGAGCAGCGCTGGCGCTGCGTCCGTGGCCGCGACTGCCGCCTGGTGGCCTCCATCTCGTACGCGGCGGGGCGCGACCAGCTCGACATCGAGGGGCTCGGTGCGACGCGGGTCGTCCAGCTCGTCGACGCCGGTCTTGTCGCCGACTTCGCCGACCTGTTCACCCTGGAGCGCGAACAGTTGCTCGCCCTGGAGCGGATGGGGGAGACCAGCACGGACAATCTGCTCGCCGCGATCGACGCGGCACGGGCACAGCCGCTCTCCCGGGTCTTCTGCGCCCTGGGGGTGCGCGGCACCGGGCGCTCCATGTCCCGCCGGATCGCACGCTACTTCGCGGACATGGACCGGATCAGAGCCGCCGACGTGGAGTCGCTCCAGCGGGTGGACGGCATCGGCAAGGAGAAGGCCGCCGGCGTCGTCGCGGAACTGGTGGAGCTCGCCCCGCTGATCGAGAAGCTGGTCGCCGCCGGGGTCACCATGACCGAGCCGGGCGCGACCCCGCCGCCGGAGCCCGGCGAGGAGGACGGCGCGGCGGACGGCGCGGACGGTGCGGGTGCGGACGGGCGGCCACTGGCCGGGATGACCGTGGTGGTCACCGGAGCCATGACGGGCGCCCTGGAGAAGCTGTCGCGCAATCAGATGAACGAGCTGATCGAGCGCGCCGGCGGCAAGTCCTCCTCCAGCGTCTCCAAGCGCACCACGCTCCTGGTGGCCGGTGAGAAGGCCGGCTCCAAGCGTGACAAGGCGGAGGGGCTCGGCGTGCGGATCGCCGGACCCGAGGAGTTCGCGGAGCTGATCGCGGAGTTCCTGACGGCCGAGGCGTGA
- a CDS encoding phage holin family protein, translating into MRVIVVWAVSTFTMLVLAGILPDFQLQSDDGDSVTKTAFTAAWGAGAFGLLSALVWPLLVRALLIVPALVLGMLVFFLNGSLLLIAIRLIPDGRGTAAPETAVVVAAVMSAVASATSTALAVRDDNAYRRRLSRLAERRRRRSGTGGADDEGPPGTVFIQFDGVGHDVLAKAAADGLMPTVAGWLAGTGGHRLTPWRTDWSSQTGASQLGILHGSNHDVPAFRWYEKETGDVMVSSRPASALELQRRAIVRTHDGGLLTLDGASRGNLFSGGADQLALVLSMAARRGKGRRSRAGYFAYFSDPANAVRTALSFVAEAGREIGQSTRARIRKDTPRIKRGGLYPFIRAFATVVERDVVVAAVMGDMFAGRTAVYADLVAYDEVAHHSGPRSRDAEKVLTRLDRSLALIAKVAEHTPRTYRVVLLSDHGQSPGETFAGAYGLTLKDLVRAGSGLPVPRRAQRTRSGSEARDAVRIALHRPVAPGQEEHVATPSDPVVLASGNLGLISFPDIEGRACLEEVERRHPALLGTLASHPGIGFLLVRSERDGSVVLGRGGARVPVAELKDGQGPLAPFGPGAADAVRRTDTFPHVADVMVNSMYDPDTGTVHAFEEQIGSHGGLGGEQSRPFLLWPRGMTDPLDAAAAEDGERVAELVGAESVHRVLRRWLREVSGPQVPLRRAVRGTDGGLLGDGSPERDAGTGAKPSAP; encoded by the coding sequence ATGCGAGTGATTGTGGTGTGGGCGGTCTCGACGTTCACGATGCTTGTGCTCGCCGGGATTCTGCCGGACTTCCAGCTCCAGTCGGACGACGGCGACAGCGTGACCAAGACCGCGTTCACCGCGGCCTGGGGCGCGGGCGCCTTCGGTCTGCTCTCGGCACTCGTCTGGCCGCTGCTCGTACGGGCCCTGCTCATCGTGCCGGCCCTCGTCCTCGGCATGCTGGTCTTCTTCCTCAACGGATCGCTGCTGCTCATCGCGATCCGGCTCATCCCGGACGGCCGCGGCACCGCCGCCCCCGAGACGGCCGTCGTGGTCGCCGCCGTGATGTCCGCCGTCGCCTCGGCCACCTCCACGGCCCTCGCCGTCCGCGACGACAACGCCTACCGCCGCAGGCTCTCGCGCCTGGCGGAGCGGCGCAGACGCCGCAGCGGCACGGGCGGCGCCGACGACGAGGGGCCGCCCGGCACGGTCTTCATCCAGTTCGACGGAGTCGGCCACGACGTCCTCGCGAAGGCCGCGGCCGACGGCCTGATGCCGACCGTCGCCGGCTGGCTTGCCGGCACCGGGGGCCACCGCCTCACCCCATGGCGAACCGACTGGTCCAGCCAGACCGGAGCCAGCCAGCTCGGCATCCTGCACGGCAGCAACCACGACGTCCCCGCCTTCCGCTGGTACGAGAAGGAGACCGGCGACGTCATGGTCTCCAGCAGACCGGCGAGCGCCCTCGAACTCCAGCGCCGCGCCATCGTGCGCACCCACGACGGCGGACTGCTCACCCTCGACGGAGCCAGCCGCGGGAACCTCTTCAGCGGTGGCGCCGACCAGCTCGCGCTCGTCCTGTCGATGGCCGCCAGGCGCGGCAAGGGCCGGCGCTCCCGGGCCGGGTACTTCGCCTACTTCTCCGACCCCGCCAACGCCGTCCGTACCGCACTGTCCTTCGTCGCCGAGGCCGGGCGCGAGATCGGCCAGTCGACCCGGGCCCGGATCCGCAAGGACACCCCCCGGATCAAGCGCGGCGGGCTCTACCCCTTCATCCGGGCCTTCGCGACCGTCGTCGAACGCGATGTGGTGGTCGCCGCCGTCATGGGGGACATGTTCGCCGGACGGACCGCCGTCTACGCCGACCTGGTGGCGTACGACGAGGTGGCCCACCACTCGGGACCGCGCAGCCGGGACGCGGAGAAGGTCCTCACCCGGCTGGACCGCTCCCTCGCCCTGATCGCCAAGGTCGCCGAGCACACCCCGCGCACCTACCGTGTCGTGCTCCTGTCCGACCACGGCCAGAGCCCGGGGGAGACCTTCGCCGGGGCGTACGGACTGACGCTCAAGGACCTGGTCCGGGCGGGCAGCGGACTGCCGGTGCCACGCAGGGCCCAGCGCACCCGGAGCGGATCCGAGGCACGCGACGCCGTCCGGATCGCACTGCACCGGCCGGTCGCCCCGGGGCAGGAGGAACACGTGGCCACACCCTCCGACCCGGTCGTCCTCGCCTCCGGCAACCTCGGGCTGATCTCCTTCCCCGACATCGAGGGCCGCGCCTGCCTGGAGGAGGTGGAGCGCCGCCACCCCGCCCTGCTCGGCACCCTCGCCAGCCATCCCGGCATCGGTTTCCTGCTCGTCCGCAGCGAGCGCGACGGATCGGTGGTGCTGGGGCGCGGCGGCGCACGCGTCCCGGTGGCGGAGCTGAAGGACGGACAGGGCCCGCTCGCCCCCTTCGGCCCGGGTGCCGCCGACGCGGTCCGGCGCACCGACACCTTCCCGCACGTCGCCGATGTGATGGTCAACTCGATGTACGACCCGGACACCGGCACCGTGCACGCCTTCGAGGAACAGATCGGCTCGCACGGCGGCCTGGGCGGCGAACAGTCCCGGCCCTTCCTGCTGTGGCCGCGCGGCATGACGGACCCCCTGGACGCGGCCGCCGCCGAGGACGGTGAGCGGGTGGCCGAACTGGTCGGCGCGGAGTCGGTGCACCGGGTCCTGCGGCGCTGGCTGCGCGAGGTCTCCGGACCGCAGGTGCCGCTGCGGCGGGCCGTGCGCGGTACGGACGGCGGCCTCCTGGGCGACGGCTCACCGGAGAGGGACGCGGGTACCGGCGCCAAGCCCTCGGCCCCCTGA
- a CDS encoding DUF305 domain-containing protein, protein MKAARTLAALSLLLLLAGCGDPADAKSPAPPGRSSAAPSSAVPPSTAPPLATPADPTDAAWVQLMTPMNEQAVALLTLAGQRAADPRVRTWAAGLRTAQNGELARLRPLLSRMGLPDTNVHAGHDMPGMVTERDLERARAVEGAAFDRFLVAQIRDHLSQSAQVSRSETKAGTRADARRLATALVSARRAELDRLPGPSANSG, encoded by the coding sequence ATGAAGGCGGCCCGCACACTCGCAGCGCTGTCCCTGCTCCTCCTCCTGGCCGGCTGCGGGGACCCGGCGGACGCGAAGAGCCCGGCCCCACCGGGCCGCTCGTCCGCCGCTCCCTCCTCCGCCGTTCCCCCTTCCACCGCTCCTCCGCTCGCCACCCCGGCCGATCCGACGGACGCCGCCTGGGTCCAGCTGATGACGCCGATGAACGAGCAGGCCGTGGCGCTGCTGACGCTCGCCGGGCAGCGGGCCGCCGATCCCCGGGTGCGGACCTGGGCGGCGGGCCTGCGGACGGCGCAGAACGGCGAACTCGCCCGGCTGCGCCCGCTGCTGTCCCGGATGGGGCTCCCGGACACCAATGTGCACGCGGGGCACGACATGCCGGGGATGGTGACGGAGCGCGATCTCGAACGGGCCCGCGCCGTCGAGGGCGCCGCCTTCGACCGCTTCCTCGTGGCACAGATCCGGGACCATCTGAGCCAGTCCGCACAGGTGTCGCGCTCCGAGACGAAGGCGGGCACCCGCGCCGACGCCAGACGTCTCGCCACCGCCCTGGTGTCGGCCCGCCGGGCCGAACTCGACCGGCTCCCGGGCCCGTCGGCGAACTCCGGCTGA